In one window of Nocardiopsis aegyptia DNA:
- a CDS encoding NUDIX hydrolase, translating to MSDGDEIQVTSAFPPRDTAVGGYLEPIRAGGAVLWRPGVNGGTEVVLIRRPLRDDWTLPKGKLKNGEHPIIGAVREVQEETGLTPVLGRRLPPQYYLKDGWPKQVEWWAATPAEPGGFIDYKPNDEVDSVEWVPVEEARERLTYDHDVHVLDNFRAGPPQTFPLILLRHLSAGEKRTWTDNDVLRPLDETGRADALALPRVLSAYGRPRVVSSAAARCTESMLPYSLECDVPMRTERAVTVWNGTYDADEARAAFRSLLVEGVPTVLCTHGELVPQLMAEALGWLGAPNTQQSGLRKGSFWVLHVSREGALAGVERHAVRG from the coding sequence ATGAGCGACGGCGACGAGATCCAGGTGACCAGCGCCTTCCCGCCCCGGGACACCGCGGTGGGCGGCTACCTCGAACCCATCCGGGCCGGGGGAGCGGTCCTGTGGCGGCCCGGGGTGAACGGGGGCACGGAGGTCGTCCTGATCCGTCGGCCGCTGCGCGACGACTGGACCCTGCCCAAGGGCAAGCTCAAGAACGGCGAGCACCCGATCATCGGCGCCGTCCGCGAGGTGCAGGAGGAGACCGGGCTGACGCCCGTGCTCGGGCGCCGCCTCCCGCCGCAGTACTACCTCAAGGACGGGTGGCCCAAGCAGGTGGAGTGGTGGGCCGCCACACCGGCCGAGCCCGGCGGCTTCATCGACTACAAGCCCAACGACGAGGTCGACTCCGTCGAGTGGGTCCCGGTCGAGGAGGCGCGTGAGCGGCTCACCTACGACCACGACGTCCACGTCCTGGACAACTTCCGCGCCGGGCCGCCCCAGACCTTCCCTCTCATCCTGCTCCGGCACCTGTCGGCGGGGGAGAAGCGGACCTGGACCGACAACGACGTGCTGCGCCCGCTGGACGAGACCGGGCGTGCCGACGCGCTGGCCCTGCCTCGCGTGCTGAGCGCCTACGGGCGGCCCCGTGTGGTCTCGTCCGCGGCGGCGCGGTGCACCGAGTCGATGCTGCCCTATTCGCTGGAGTGCGACGTCCCCATGCGCACCGAGCGGGCCGTGACGGTGTGGAACGGCACCTACGACGCCGACGAGGCGCGGGCCGCGTTCCGCTCCCTGCTCGTCGAGGGCGTCCCGACGGTGCTGTGCACGCACGGTGAACTCGTCCCGCAGCTGATGGCGGAGGCGCTGGGCTGGCTCGGCGCGCCGAACACCCAGCAGTCCGGGCTGCGCAAGGGGTCGTTCTGGGTCCTGCACGTCTCCCGCGAGGGCGCCCTGGCGGGCGTGGAGCGGCACGCGGTCCGGGGCTGA
- a CDS encoding RNA degradosome polyphosphate kinase — MSTESAPTPAAPAAAEFPADRFMDREEGWLRFNQRVLELAEDEDIPLLERARFLSIFSSNLDEFFMVRVAGLKRRLATGLAVASASGHHPRVLLERISTFTHELMIRQSACFENSVAPALREVGIRILRWNELEESEREYLHGYFRRSIYPLVTPFAVDSAHPFPYISGRSLNLAVTVRDPRDERRMFARVKVPSSLPRFIDLGTRGDARYVPVEDVIAAHLPQLFEGMQVVEHHAFRVTRNADLEVDEDETDDLVQSLENELLRRRFGPLVRLEVEQSITDEVLNILTEELGAEEEEIYRVPGPLNLAGLGQIADADRPELCFPPMVPVEPRALTSGGLFAAIREREILVHHPYESFATTTERFLALAATDPKVMAIKQTLYRTSGDSPIVESLIEAARAGKEVVVLVEVKARFDEQNNIQWARKLEDAGCHVVYGVVGLKTHCKLSMVIRQDGDGHLRRYCHVGTGNYNPSTARVYEDFGLFSAAAEVGEDVSDLFNSLTGFSRKKHYRRLLVAPAALREGLLAQIAAEIENSLKGEPARIRIKVNSLVDEEIIDALYRASQAGVHVDLWVRGSCVLRAGVPGLSDHIRVRSILGRFLEHSRVFVFANGWRPQVWLGSADLMPRNLDRRVEALVRVSDSEQCRRLVGLMDLAMADGTSSWHLEPDGSWTRHTHDQEGRRLMDLQDALKGDRHLRVVESG; from the coding sequence GTGAGCACGGAATCAGCGCCTACGCCCGCGGCACCCGCCGCCGCCGAGTTTCCCGCCGACCGCTTCATGGACCGCGAGGAGGGATGGCTTCGCTTCAACCAGCGCGTTCTCGAACTCGCCGAGGACGAGGACATCCCGCTGCTGGAGCGCGCACGGTTCCTGTCGATCTTCTCCAGCAACCTCGACGAGTTCTTCATGGTGCGGGTCGCCGGCCTCAAGCGGCGCCTGGCGACCGGGCTGGCCGTGGCCTCCGCGAGCGGACACCACCCCCGGGTGCTGCTGGAGCGGATCTCCACGTTCACACACGAGCTGATGATCCGGCAGAGCGCCTGCTTCGAGAACAGCGTCGCCCCCGCGCTGCGCGAGGTCGGCATCCGCATCCTGCGCTGGAACGAGCTGGAGGAGTCCGAGCGCGAGTACCTGCACGGCTACTTCCGCCGGTCCATCTACCCGCTGGTGACCCCCTTCGCCGTCGACTCGGCCCATCCGTTCCCCTACATCTCCGGCCGCTCGCTCAACCTCGCCGTCACCGTCCGCGACCCGCGTGACGAGCGACGCATGTTCGCCCGTGTCAAGGTGCCCAGCTCCCTGCCGCGCTTCATCGACCTCGGCACCCGCGGCGACGCCAGGTACGTCCCGGTCGAGGACGTCATCGCCGCCCACCTCCCGCAGCTCTTCGAGGGCATGCAGGTCGTCGAGCACCACGCCTTCCGCGTCACCCGCAACGCGGACCTGGAGGTGGACGAGGACGAGACCGACGACCTCGTGCAGTCCCTGGAGAACGAACTCCTCCGGCGCCGCTTCGGACCGCTCGTGCGGCTGGAGGTGGAGCAGTCCATCACCGACGAGGTCCTCAACATCCTCACCGAGGAGCTGGGCGCCGAGGAGGAGGAGATCTACCGGGTGCCCGGCCCCCTCAACCTCGCGGGCCTGGGCCAGATCGCCGACGCCGACCGGCCCGAGCTGTGCTTCCCGCCGATGGTCCCCGTCGAGCCCCGCGCCCTGACCTCCGGCGGCCTCTTCGCCGCCATCCGCGAGCGCGAGATCCTCGTCCACCACCCCTACGAGTCCTTCGCCACCACCACCGAGCGCTTCCTCGCCCTCGCCGCGACCGACCCCAAGGTCATGGCGATCAAGCAGACCCTGTACCGCACCAGCGGCGACTCGCCCATCGTGGAGTCCCTCATCGAGGCCGCCCGGGCGGGCAAGGAGGTCGTGGTCCTGGTCGAGGTCAAGGCGCGCTTCGACGAGCAGAACAACATCCAGTGGGCCCGCAAGCTGGAGGACGCCGGCTGCCACGTGGTCTACGGGGTCGTCGGACTCAAGACGCACTGCAAGCTGTCCATGGTGATCCGCCAGGACGGCGACGGCCACCTGCGCCGCTACTGCCACGTCGGCACGGGCAACTACAACCCCAGCACCGCGCGCGTGTACGAGGACTTCGGCCTGTTCAGCGCGGCCGCGGAGGTCGGGGAGGACGTCAGCGACCTCTTCAACAGCCTCACCGGCTTCTCCCGTAAGAAGCACTACCGGCGCCTGCTCGTGGCCCCCGCCGCCCTGCGCGAGGGACTGCTCGCCCAGATCGCCGCCGAGATCGAGAACAGCCTGAAGGGCGAGCCCGCCCGCATCCGGATCAAGGTCAACTCGCTGGTCGACGAGGAGATCATCGACGCCCTCTACCGCGCCTCCCAGGCCGGGGTGCACGTCGACCTGTGGGTGCGCGGCAGCTGCGTCCTGCGCGCGGGCGTCCCCGGGCTCTCCGACCACATCCGGGTGCGCAGCATCCTCGGCCGCTTCCTGGAGCACTCCCGCGTCTTCGTCTTCGCCAACGGATGGCGTCCCCAGGTCTGGCTGGGCAGCGCCGACCTCATGCCCCGTAACCTGGACCGGCGGGTGGAGGCACTCGTCCGGGTGTCCGACTCCGAGCAGTGCCGCCGACTCGTCGGTCTCATGGACCTGGCGATGGCCGACGGCACCTCGTCGTGGCACCTGGAGCCGGACGGCTCGTGGACCCGCCACACGCACGACCAGGAGGGGCGACGACTGATGGACTTGCAGGACGCGCTGAAAGGCGACCGCCACCTGAGAGTGGTGGAGAGCGGATGA
- a CDS encoding CPBP family intramembrane glutamic endopeptidase translates to MVRRWGLVVGLSVAALIIALPIAFQPVLRADVAEGTTFLLFVIWAPMLIGGVMAWAVVGGFGDRGRLDQRVRQALDGHPLTRELTWLGVFLCCFVLLMVLLSRLFQLYGAHTGADLNMSASLVSRLLFLFTLPILVMDRSGITVDGKGTAMPAVALKVNTPWRWLGLIPAAVVLILAGYAVIPDVGLPPLSLGLIGFVLAFALIAVCEEIFYRAMLQTRLEVLLGRWGGIVATTLVFALAYAFAQPFDEVSQLPDTGYGHLFALSLLSYGPVGLLYGYLWSCFRNIWINVIIRIGMFIVLMPPDLDFGILA, encoded by the coding sequence ATGGTGCGAAGATGGGGGCTCGTCGTGGGTCTCTCGGTGGCCGCGCTCATCATCGCCCTGCCGATCGCCTTCCAGCCGGTGCTGCGTGCCGACGTCGCCGAGGGCACCACGTTCCTGCTGTTCGTGATCTGGGCGCCGATGCTGATCGGCGGCGTCATGGCCTGGGCGGTGGTCGGCGGCTTCGGTGACCGGGGCCGCCTGGACCAGCGCGTCCGACAGGCGCTGGACGGGCACCCGCTCACCCGGGAACTCACGTGGCTCGGGGTGTTCCTCTGCTGCTTCGTGCTGCTGATGGTCCTGCTGTCCCGGCTGTTCCAGCTCTACGGCGCCCACACCGGGGCGGACCTGAACATGTCCGCGTCCCTCGTCTCCCGGCTGCTGTTCCTGTTCACGCTGCCCATCCTGGTGATGGACCGGTCGGGGATCACGGTGGACGGCAAGGGCACCGCCATGCCCGCCGTCGCCCTGAAGGTGAACACGCCGTGGCGGTGGCTGGGCCTGATCCCCGCCGCCGTGGTCCTGATCCTGGCCGGCTACGCCGTCATACCCGATGTCGGCCTGCCGCCGCTCAGCCTGGGCCTGATCGGATTCGTGCTGGCGTTCGCGCTGATCGCCGTGTGCGAGGAGATCTTCTACCGGGCCATGCTCCAGACTCGTCTGGAGGTCCTCCTGGGGCGCTGGGGCGGGATCGTCGCCACGACGCTGGTCTTCGCGCTCGCCTACGCCTTCGCCCAGCCCTTCGACGAGGTCTCGCAACTGCCCGACACCGGCTACGGCCATCTCTTCGCCCTCTCGCTGCTGAGCTACGGTCCGGTCGGCCTGCTGTACGGCTACCTCTGGTCCTGCTTCCGCAACATCTGGATCAACGTCATCATCCGCATCGGCATGTTCATCGTGCTCATGCCCCCGGACCTCGACTTCGGCATCCTCGCCTGA
- the ehuA gene encoding ectoine/hydroxyectoine ABC transporter ATP-binding protein EhuA: protein MPPSETPLHDGPQGVEGQPLIVFDQVVKRFGDLTVLDHLDFQVDPGERVTLIGPSGSGKTTILRLLMTLEKVTEGHIWVDGEPFSHMSRGSALVPASESYLRAKRKRVGMVFQQFNLFPNMTVRQNITEAPIHVLGTPKDEANERAGELLDLVGLGEKIDAHPTQLSGGQQQRVAIARALAMQPEILLLDEVTSALDPELVAGVLDVLREIAETTDITMLCVTHEMGFARDVSHRVLMFDHGRIAEAGPPDQIFGDPQEERTKSFLRSVLDNGD from the coding sequence ATGCCGCCGTCTGAGACCCCACTGCACGATGGACCACAGGGCGTCGAGGGCCAGCCGCTGATCGTCTTCGACCAGGTGGTCAAGCGCTTCGGCGACCTGACCGTGCTCGACCACCTGGACTTCCAGGTCGACCCGGGAGAGCGCGTCACGCTCATCGGACCGAGCGGTTCGGGCAAGACGACCATCCTGCGGCTCCTGATGACCCTGGAGAAGGTCACCGAGGGGCACATCTGGGTGGACGGCGAGCCGTTCAGCCACATGTCCCGCGGCTCCGCCCTGGTGCCCGCCAGCGAGAGCTACCTGCGCGCCAAGCGCAAACGCGTGGGCATGGTGTTCCAGCAGTTCAACCTGTTCCCGAACATGACCGTGCGGCAGAACATCACCGAGGCGCCCATCCACGTCCTGGGCACGCCCAAGGACGAGGCCAACGAGCGCGCGGGCGAGCTGCTGGACCTGGTCGGCCTCGGCGAGAAGATCGACGCCCACCCGACGCAGCTCTCCGGCGGCCAGCAGCAGCGCGTGGCGATCGCCCGCGCGCTGGCGATGCAGCCGGAGATCCTGCTCCTGGACGAGGTCACCTCGGCCCTGGACCCGGAGCTGGTGGCCGGTGTCCTCGACGTGCTGCGCGAGATCGCGGAGACGACCGACATCACGATGCTGTGCGTGACCCACGAGATGGGCTTCGCGCGGGACGTGTCCCACCGCGTCCTGATGTTCGACCACGGCCGGATCGCCGAGGCGGGCCCGCCGGACCAGATCTTCGGCGACCCCCAGGAGGAGCGGACCAAGTCCTTCCTCCGATCGGTCCTGGACAACGGCGACTGA
- the ehuD gene encoding ectoine/hydroxyectoine ABC transporter permease subunit EhuD — MWDFEFTLEVMPDLLEGLWITVQATVMGYLIALTLGLAIAMVRRVPYAGGVVHGVMEFIRTTPLLVQLVFVFLLAPSTVSAMTIGVVVLGVHYSAYTAEVYRSGIEGVAKGQWEAARALSLPARRTWGAIVLPQAIRKVIPALGNYLIAMFKDTPLLFAIGVAELLTQAQRLGAANFRVVEMYTLVGFLFLIVSIPSAILIRRLERRYAAV; from the coding sequence ATGTGGGATTTCGAGTTCACCCTGGAGGTCATGCCCGACCTCCTGGAGGGCCTGTGGATCACCGTCCAGGCCACCGTCATGGGCTACCTCATCGCGCTCACGCTCGGTCTGGCCATTGCCATGGTCCGGCGCGTGCCCTACGCGGGCGGCGTCGTCCACGGCGTGATGGAGTTCATCCGCACCACGCCCCTGCTCGTCCAGCTGGTCTTCGTCTTCCTCCTCGCCCCGAGCACCGTCTCCGCGATGACGATCGGTGTCGTGGTGCTGGGCGTCCACTACTCCGCCTACACGGCCGAGGTGTACCGCTCGGGCATCGAGGGTGTGGCCAAGGGCCAGTGGGAGGCGGCACGGGCGCTGAGCCTGCCCGCGCGGCGGACCTGGGGGGCGATCGTGCTGCCCCAGGCCATCCGCAAGGTGATCCCGGCCCTGGGCAACTACCTGATCGCGATGTTCAAGGACACACCCCTGCTGTTCGCGATCGGTGTGGCCGAGCTGCTCACCCAGGCGCAGCGACTCGGCGCGGCGAACTTCAGGGTGGTGGAGATGTACACCCTGGTCGGCTTCCTCTTCCTCATCGTGAGCATCCCTTCCGCGATCCTGATCCGACGACTGGAGCGACGCTATGCCGCCGTCTGA
- the ehuC gene encoding ectoine/hydroxyectoine ABC transporter permease subunit EhuC, translated as MEFLIERLPLYLDGAWVTIQLTIGGCAMAFVLAMVFGTLGSMKHWLPRAVATVYVEVFRGIAALVLMFWMAFALPLMTGFQLENRFAAIVALGLNVGAYGAEVVRAAINAVPKAQVEATVALNMSWFQRTRLVVLPQAWAQMLPTFGNLVIELMKATAVAYLIGVADLTAVAQQMRQGTGETIVAFTGALILYYLMAQVLITGMRVLERRANRKLGRTQAGDTGLKALLKHPAIGGGSAGVG; from the coding sequence GTGGAGTTCCTGATCGAGCGGCTTCCGCTCTATCTCGACGGCGCGTGGGTCACCATCCAGCTCACCATCGGCGGCTGCGCCATGGCCTTCGTCCTGGCCATGGTCTTCGGCACCCTCGGCAGCATGAAGCACTGGCTGCCGAGGGCCGTGGCCACGGTCTACGTGGAGGTCTTCCGGGGGATCGCCGCCCTGGTGCTGATGTTCTGGATGGCCTTCGCGCTGCCGCTGATGACGGGCTTCCAGCTGGAGAACAGGTTCGCCGCGATCGTCGCCCTGGGCCTGAACGTCGGCGCCTACGGCGCCGAGGTCGTCCGGGCGGCGATCAACGCCGTGCCCAAGGCGCAGGTCGAGGCGACGGTCGCACTGAACATGTCCTGGTTCCAGCGCACGCGCCTGGTGGTGCTGCCGCAGGCCTGGGCCCAGATGCTGCCCACCTTCGGCAACCTGGTCATCGAGCTGATGAAGGCCACCGCCGTCGCCTACCTCATCGGGGTGGCCGACCTGACCGCTGTGGCGCAGCAGATGCGCCAGGGCACCGGTGAGACCATCGTGGCGTTCACCGGCGCCCTCATCCTCTACTACCTGATGGCGCAGGTGCTGATCACCGGCATGCGAGTGCTCGAACGCCGTGCCAACCGCAAGCTCGGCCGGACACAAGCCGGCGACACCGGGCTGAAGGCCCTGCTCAAGCATCCGGCCATCGGTGGCGGAAGCGCGGGGGTGGGCTAG
- the ehuB gene encoding ectoine/hydroxyectoine ABC transporter substrate-binding protein EhuB gives MGLATAGLAACSRVDDGGGEEGGPSLLESLREQGFVAVGLANEIPFGFIDGSGEPAGQSPAVAQAVFEELGVPEIQASPVAWDGLIPGLQANRFDVIAAGMFITPERCEQVAFSEPTATSPEAFMVQEGNPENIQHFTDFADNPDLVLAVLNGSVEQTYAEHFGVSEDQMELISNQTAGYELLESGRADAMSMLSVSHTYLLRDRGGPFEVTEPFFPEIDGKEERGWGGLAFRQEDTELVEEVNRVIAEFKESGRLLELGEEWGFTEADLPDETTTAQLCEG, from the coding sequence GTGGGGCTCGCCACGGCCGGCCTCGCCGCCTGTAGCCGGGTCGACGACGGAGGCGGGGAGGAAGGCGGGCCGAGCCTTCTGGAAAGCCTGCGCGAGCAGGGCTTCGTCGCGGTCGGACTGGCCAATGAGATCCCGTTCGGCTTCATCGACGGATCGGGTGAGCCGGCCGGGCAGTCGCCGGCCGTCGCCCAGGCCGTCTTCGAGGAGCTGGGCGTTCCCGAGATCCAGGCCTCGCCGGTCGCCTGGGACGGTCTGATCCCCGGTCTTCAGGCCAACCGGTTCGACGTCATCGCGGCCGGCATGTTCATCACACCGGAGCGCTGCGAGCAGGTCGCCTTCTCCGAGCCCACCGCCACCTCGCCCGAGGCGTTCATGGTGCAGGAGGGGAACCCGGAGAACATCCAGCACTTCACGGACTTCGCGGACAACCCCGACCTCGTCCTGGCGGTCCTCAACGGCTCGGTCGAGCAGACCTACGCCGAGCACTTCGGTGTCTCCGAGGACCAGATGGAGCTCATCTCCAACCAGACCGCCGGGTACGAGCTGCTGGAGTCCGGCCGTGCCGACGCGATGTCCATGCTGAGCGTGTCGCACACCTACCTGCTCCGGGACCGGGGCGGCCCCTTCGAGGTCACCGAGCCCTTCTTCCCCGAGATCGACGGGAAGGAGGAGCGCGGCTGGGGCGGCCTGGCCTTCCGCCAGGAGGACACCGAGCTCGTGGAGGAGGTCAACCGCGTGATCGCCGAGTTCAAGGAGAGCGGCCGCCTGCTCGAACTGGGCGAGGAGTGGGGCTTCACGGAGGCCGACCTGCCTGACGAGACCACCACCGCCCAGCTCTGCGAGGGCTGA
- a CDS encoding ectoine synthase, whose translation MIVRSLDEVNDTERDIRHGNWRSRRVVLAKEGVGFSFHETVLYAGTETTMWYANHIELVHCIEGEAELTNEETGEKHIITPGTLYLLNGHEKHTVRPKTDFRVLCVFNPPVTGREVHDENGVYPLIVEEPADQESPVA comes from the coding sequence GTGATCGTTCGCAGCCTGGACGAGGTCAATGACACCGAGCGCGACATCAGGCACGGAAACTGGCGCAGCCGTCGGGTCGTCCTCGCCAAGGAGGGCGTGGGGTTCTCCTTCCACGAGACCGTCCTCTACGCGGGCACCGAGACGACGATGTGGTACGCCAACCACATCGAGCTCGTGCACTGCATCGAGGGTGAGGCCGAGCTGACCAACGAGGAGACCGGGGAGAAGCACATCATCACCCCGGGCACGCTCTACCTGCTCAACGGTCACGAAAAGCACACGGTCCGCCCGAAGACGGACTTCCGCGTGCTGTGCGTGTTCAACCCGCCCGTGACCGGGCGCGAGGTCCACGACGAGAACGGTGTCTACCCGCTCATCGTCGAGGAGCCCGCAGACCAGGAGTCGCCGGTCGCCTGA
- the ectB gene encoding diaminobutyrate--2-oxoglutarate transaminase codes for METFQRLESEVRGYCRNWPVVFDKAVGSHVYDETGKPYLDFFAGAGSLNYGHNNPKLKTKLIEYLTDDRIVHSLDAYSVGKRDFLKTFEEIVLKPRGLDYKVQFPGPAGNNAVEAALKLARKYTGRETIINFTNGFHGMTLGALAVTGNSMKRGGAGVPLDHVATMPFDQYLDGQTPDFLWLRALLEDSGSGLDKPAAVIVEAIQGEGGINVASASWLRGLADVCREYDMLMIVDDIQMGCGRTGDFFSFEEAGITPDIVTLSKSISGYGLPMALTLFKRELDVWEPGEHNGTFRGFNPAMVTGSEALRQFWSDGEFAAATKAKGDLVAARLGEMAAEFPEVGAHVRGRGLARGLAFEDTGIAKRLAAESFDRGLLVETSGPEDEVAKLLPPLTATEEELTAGLDIMADAARAAVKASQPA; via the coding sequence ATGGAGACCTTCCAGCGCCTCGAATCCGAAGTCCGCGGATACTGCCGCAACTGGCCTGTCGTCTTCGACAAGGCCGTCGGCAGCCACGTCTACGACGAGACCGGCAAGCCCTATCTCGACTTCTTCGCCGGGGCGGGCTCCCTCAACTACGGGCACAACAACCCGAAGCTGAAGACCAAGCTCATCGAGTATCTGACCGACGACCGCATCGTCCACAGCCTTGATGCCTACAGCGTCGGCAAACGCGACTTCCTGAAAACCTTCGAGGAGATCGTCCTCAAACCGCGCGGCCTGGACTACAAGGTCCAGTTCCCCGGCCCGGCGGGCAACAACGCCGTCGAGGCCGCATTGAAGCTGGCGCGCAAGTACACCGGTCGCGAGACCATCATCAACTTCACCAACGGCTTCCACGGCATGACCCTGGGCGCCCTGGCCGTCACCGGCAACTCGATGAAGCGCGGCGGCGCCGGCGTTCCGCTGGACCACGTCGCCACGATGCCGTTCGACCAGTACCTGGACGGCCAGACGCCGGACTTCCTGTGGCTGCGCGCCCTGCTGGAGGACAGCGGGTCCGGCCTGGACAAGCCCGCCGCCGTCATCGTCGAGGCGATCCAGGGCGAGGGCGGCATCAACGTCGCGAGCGCGAGCTGGCTGCGCGGCCTGGCCGATGTGTGCCGCGAGTACGACATGCTCATGATCGTCGACGACATCCAGATGGGCTGCGGCCGCACCGGCGACTTCTTCAGCTTCGAGGAGGCCGGGATCACCCCGGACATCGTCACGCTGTCCAAGTCGATCAGCGGCTACGGCCTGCCGATGGCGCTCACCCTGTTCAAGCGCGAGCTGGACGTGTGGGAGCCCGGCGAGCACAACGGCACCTTCCGCGGGTTCAACCCCGCCATGGTCACCGGCTCCGAGGCCCTGCGCCAGTTCTGGAGCGACGGCGAGTTCGCCGCCGCGACCAAGGCCAAGGGCGACCTGGTCGCCGCCCGCCTCGGCGAGATGGCGGCGGAGTTCCCCGAGGTCGGCGCGCACGTCCGCGGCCGCGGACTCGCGCGCGGTCTCGCTTTCGAGGACACTGGGATCGCCAAGCGGCTCGCCGCCGAGTCCTTCGACCGCGGGCTGCTCGTCGAGACCTCCGGTCCCGAGGACGAGGTCGCCAAGCTCCTGCCGCCGCTGACCGCGACCGAGGAGGAGCTCACGGCCGGACTGGACATCATGGCGGACGCCGCGCGTGCGGCCGTCAAGGCGTCACAGCCCGCCTAG
- the ectA gene encoding diaminobutyrate acetyltransferase, whose amino-acid sequence MWRLAGATGMDVNSPYAYTLWCRDFANSSVVARDADGRLAAYVTGYVRPDDPDTYFLWQVAVDSAYRGQRLARRMLDFIGDRITERGMTHLEATVTPDNAASRALFASFARDRGTEAVWSPLFGVEHFPAGGDTPHEPEDLVRIGPFGPRPSQGRD is encoded by the coding sequence ATGTGGCGGCTGGCGGGAGCGACGGGAATGGACGTCAACTCCCCGTACGCCTACACGCTCTGGTGCAGGGACTTCGCGAACAGCAGTGTCGTGGCCAGGGACGCCGACGGCCGTCTCGCGGCCTACGTCACCGGCTACGTCCGTCCCGACGACCCGGACACCTACTTCCTCTGGCAGGTCGCCGTCGACTCCGCGTACCGCGGACAGCGGCTGGCCCGCCGGATGCTCGACTTCATCGGCGACCGCATCACCGAACGGGGTATGACTCACCTCGAAGCGACCGTTACACCGGACAACGCCGCATCCCGCGCGCTGTTCGCGTCGTTCGCCCGTGACCGCGGTACCGAGGCCGTGTGGAGTCCGCTCTTCGGCGTGGAGCACTTCCCCGCCGGAGGCGACACGCCACACGAACCCGAGGACCTCGTTCGGATCGGCCCGTTCGGGCCGCGACCGAGCCAAGGGCGTGACTGA
- a CDS encoding WhiB family transcriptional regulator: MNRLYHESEDWVEQGNCRSYDPEIFFPVSSTGIGRVDTEQAVAVCRSCTVRQECLRWALRAGEAHGVWGGTTPEQRRYMRRELVPAS, from the coding sequence GTGAACCGCCTGTACCACGAGAGCGAGGACTGGGTCGAGCAGGGCAACTGCCGTTCGTACGACCCGGAGATCTTCTTTCCGGTGAGCAGCACCGGGATCGGGCGCGTCGACACCGAGCAGGCCGTCGCCGTCTGCCGCAGTTGTACTGTTCGCCAAGAGTGCCTGCGGTGGGCACTGAGGGCCGGAGAGGCGCACGGCGTCTGGGGTGGCACCACCCCCGAGCAGCGCCGCTACATGCGACGTGAACTCGTTCCGGCCTCCTGA